In a genomic window of Drosophila takahashii strain IR98-3 E-12201 chromosome 3L, DtakHiC1v2, whole genome shotgun sequence:
- the mib1 gene encoding E3 ubiquitin-protein ligase mind-bomb: MSCAAALPTAKDSTNAANANASGGAPTNSNTNTSTQATAVGVVVSSSATGGGGGPIPNGTTSSSSTAPGGVAAGGANSAAAHVRRFSMEGVGARVIRGPDWKWNKQDGGEGHVGTVRNFESAEEVVVVWDNGTAANYRCAGAYDLRILDSAPTGVKHEGTMCDTCRQQPIFGIRWKCAECINYDLCSICYHGDKHHLRHRFYRITTPGGERTMLEPRRKSKKVLARGIFPGARVVRGVDWQWEDQDGGVGRRGKVNEIQDWSSASPRSAAYVIWDNGSKNLYRVGFEGMADLKVVNDAKGSNVYRDHLPLLGENGPGKGPHGFQIGDKVTVDLDLEIVQSLQHGHGGWTDGMFECLSNAGMVVGIDEDHDIVVAYNSGNRWTFNPAVLTKVSSPTTAPPEFQVGDIVKICSDVESIKILQRGHGEWADAMQLTLGKIGRVQQVYHDNDLKVEVGNTSWTYNPLAVCKVASSTASDGGCAPVIPSGERLSAILKKLFEPNVSGDATEEFVKAAANGFAARCEEYLAGAAQPSTSSASPSSGPDVNVNGVFAGHTALQAASQNGHIEVIQVLLRHSVDVEIEDKDGDRAVHHAAFGDEAAVIEILAKAGADLNARNKRRQTSLHIAVNKGHLNVVKTLLTLGCHPSLQDSEGDTPLHDAISKEHDEMLSLLLDFGADITLNNNNGFNALHHAALKGNPSAMKILLTKTNRPWIVEEKKDDGYTALHLAALNNHVEIAELLVHMGKANMDRQNVNLQTALHLAVERQHVQIVKLLVQDGADLNIPDKDGDTPLHEALRHHTLSQLKQLQDVEGFGKLLMGLRNANNKKASASIACFLAANGADLTLKNRKQQTPLDLCPDPNLCKTLVKCYNERKTDDSELPGNVAGTSSNARARAASSGGLNQSSSASLPLANLASSSTFPAASSSSIFALNEMSQSLHEDAPKSTPSLDECLVCSDAKRDTVFKPCGHVSCCETCAPRVKKCLICRETVSSREKIDECLVCSDRRAAVFFRPCGHMVACEHCSALMKKCVLCRTQIDEILSFSLCCGGSGRPEKVTAAAGGATSVGLPLAEERFMEAAAAKGAACSNNSGHNVVMNNTVVTPVAGSSNPLNSQNNLLAAAAASSNVSNLAAGGSVMVAPSNVNNFQMDVVQKLKQQLQDIKEQTMCPVCFDRIKNMVFLCGHGTCQMCGDQIEGCPICRKTVEKRILLF; this comes from the exons ATGTCCTGTGCGGCCGCCCTTCCGACGGCCAAGGACTCGACAAACGCGGCGAACGCAAATGCCAGTGGAGGAGCCCCAACAAACAGCAATACCAACACCAGCACACAGGCGACTGCTGTGGGTGTGGTAGTGAGCAGCAGTGCAACGGGCGGCGGGGGTGGCCCTATTCCGAATGGCACCACCTCGTCATCCTCCACCGCTCCAGGAGGCGTGGCAGCGGGGGGCGCTAACTCGGCGGCCGCCCACGTCCGAAGATTCTCCATGGAGGGCGTGGGTGCAAGGGTGATCCGCGGACCGGACTGGAAGTGGAACAAACAG GATGGCGGCGAAGGACATGTGGGCACCGTTCGCAATTTCGAGTCCGCcgaggaggtggtggtggtcTGGGACAATGGCACCGCTGCCAATTATCGCTGCGCCGGAGCCTACGATCTGCGCATCCTGGACAGCGCCCCAACTGGCGTGAAGCACGAGGGCACCATGTGCGACACTTGCCGCCAGCAACCGATCTTCGGCATCCGCTGGAAGTGCGCCGAGTGCATCAACTACGATCTGTGCTCCATATGTTACCACGGCGATAAGCATCACCTGAGGCATCGCTTCTACAGGATCACAACGCCGGGAGGCGAACGCACCATGCTGGAACCGCGACGAAAGTCCAAGAAAGTCTTGGCCAGAGGCATTTTCCCGGGAGCTCGGGTGGTTCGAGGCGTCGACTGGCAGTGGGAGGACCAAGACGGCGGGGTGGGACGGCGTGGCAAGGTCAACGAGATCCAAGATTGGTCCTCGGCCTCGCCAAGATCCGCCGCTTATGTGATCTGGGACAATGGCTCCAAGAATCTTTATCGCGTGGGCTTCGAGGGAATGGCCGATCTGAAGGTCGTAAACGATGCCAAGGGCAGCAATGTGTACCGCGATCACCTGCCCCTGCTGGGCGAAAACGGACCCGGCAAGGGACCACATGGCTTCCAGATCGGCGACAAGGTCACCGTGGATCTGGACCTGGAAATCGTGCAATCTCTGCAGCACGGACATGGCGGCTGGACCGATGGCATGTTCGAGTGCCTGAGCAACGCGGGAATGGTCGTGGGCATCGATGAGGATCACGATATTGTGGTGGCCTACAATTCCGGCAATCGCTGGACCTTCAATCCAGCCGTCCTCACTAAGGTATCTTCGCCGACGACAGCTCCGCCAGAGTTTCAGGTGGGCGACATTGTGAAGATCTGTTCGGATGTGGAGAGCATCAAGATCCTGCAGCGCGGCCATGGCGAGTGGGCCGATGCTATGCAGCTGACGCTGGGCAAAATTGGTCGCGTGCAGCAGGTCTACCATGACAATGACCTCAAGGTGGAGGTGGGCAATACGTCGTGGACCTACAATCCGCTGGCCGTTTGCAAGGTGGCCTCCTCCACCGCCTCCGACGGGGGCTGTGCTCCGGTCATCCCCAGCGGGGAACGTCTCTCGGCCATTCTCAAGAAGCTCTTCGAGCCGAACGTCTCCGGCGATGCCACTGAGGAGTTTGTCAAGGCAGCTGCCAATGGATTTGCG GCCCGCTGTGAGGAGTACTTGGCCGGGGCAGCTCAACCCTCGACTTCTAGTGCCTCGCCCAGTTCCGGTCCggatgtgaatgtgaatgGCGTGTTTGCCGGACACACGGCTTTGCAGGCGGCCAGCCAGAATGGCCACATCGAGGTCATACAGGTTCTGCTGCGGCACTCGGTTGACGTGGAGATTGAGGACAAGGACGGAGATCGCGCTGTCCACCACGCGGCCTTCGGGGACGAGGCGGCTGTAATCGAGATTTTGGCCAAGGCAGGGGCAGATTTAAATGCGCGCAACAAGCGACGGCAGACGTCGCTGCACATAGCCGTCAATAAGGGCCATTTGAACGTGGTAAAGACGCTGCTCACGTTGGGCTGCCATCCCAGCCTTCAGGATTCCGAGGGCGACACACCTCTGCACGATGCCATCTCCAAGGAGCACGACGAGATGCTCTCCCTACTGCTGGACTTTGGGGCCGACATCACGttgaacaacaacaatggcttTAATGCCCTGCATCATGCTGCCCTCAAGGGCAATCCCAGCGCCATGAAGATCCTGCTGACCAAGACAAACCGCCCGTGGATCGTGGAGGAGAAGAAGGACGATGGCTACACCGCGCTGCACCTGGCGGCACTCAACAACCACGTTGAGATTGCCGAGCTGCTCGTGCACATGGGCAAGGCCAATATGGACAGGCAGAATGTGAATCTCCAGACGGCCCTGCATCTCGCGGTGGAGCGTCAGCATGTGCAGATTGTCAAGCTGCTGGTGCAGGATGGTGCCGATTTGAATATACCCGACAAGGATGGCGACACTCCGCTGCACGAGGCGCTCAGACATCACACGCTTTCGCAGCTGAAACAACTGCAGGATGTCGAGGGATTCGGCAAGCTTTTGATGGGCCTGAGGAATGCGAATAACAAGAAGGCCTCTGCCTCGATTGCCTGCTTTTTGGCTGCCAACGGCGCTGATTTGACGCTGAAGAATCGAAAGCAGCAGACTCCGCTGGACCTGTGTCCCGATCCCAATCTCTGCAAGACCCTGGTCAAGTGCTATAACGAGAGGAAAACCGACGACTCCGAGTTGCCCGGCAATGTGGCCGGTACGAGTTCGAATGCCAGGGCAAGAGCCGCCAGCAGTGGCGGTCTAAATCAATCCTCTTCGGCCAGTTTGCCGCTGGCTAACTTGGCCTCCAGCTCCACCTTCCCCGccgcctcctcgtcctccaTATTTGCGCTCAACGAAATGAGTCAGTCGCTGCACGAAGATGCCCCCAAATCGACGCCCAGCCTGGATGAGTGCCTCGTTTGCTCGGATGCCAAGCGGGATACGGTGTTCAAGCCCTGCGGCCACGTCAGTTGCTGCGAGACCTGCGCTCCGAGGGTGAAGAAGTGCCTCATCTGCCGGGAGACGGTCTCCTCGCGCGAGAAGATCGACGAGTGTCTCGTGTGCTCGGATCGGCGGGCAGCTGTTTTCTTCCGGCCCTGCGGTCACATGGTTGCCTGCGAGCACTGCAGTGCTTTGATGAAGAAGTGCGTGCTGTGTCGCACGCAGATCGATGAGATCCTGTCGTTTAGTCTCTGCTGCGGCGGCAGTGGACGACCAGAGAAGGTCACTGCGGCCGCTGGAGGAGCGACTAGCGTGGGTCTGCCGCTTGCAGAGGAACGATTCATGGAGGCAGCAGCCGCAAAGGGAGCAGCCTGTTCCAACAACTCGGGCCATAATGTAGTCATGAACAACACTGTTGTTACCCCGGTGGCGGGCAGCAGCAATCCGCTGAATAGCCAGAACAATCTGCTGGCCGCTGCAGCAGCCTCTTCGAATGTCTCGAATCTAGCGGCCGGTGGAAGCGTGATGGTGGCCCCCTCCAATGTCAACAACTTCCAGATGGACGTGGTGCAGAAATTGAAACAGCAGTTGCAGGACATCAAGGAGCAG